The DNA segment GTATCCAGAGAAACCGATCGATTCTTGGGGCCGACTTCATGATCGATTCGTCCAGCTTGTCCGGAAAGCGATCGAAATCGTGACCGGTATCGTGTCTTAGCGCGACCTTGATGACGGCGGCATGTGGCAGGTTCGGATATTTGAGCGCGATTGCGTTGAGCACAGCTGTGTCAATGTGATCCGAGGTCTCGATTTCATCGATAACCGATTTCCCTTGCGACAGTGCGGTCCGCAGATACCACTCGCGTTCGATGATGACGGTCAGCGCGATGAACAGGAAAACCATCATCACGTAGAGAACGCCGCCTGAGGCTTGCGTTGCGTGGATTATGGATTGGAAATTCATCCGGATATCCTAGAGTTGCGTTGACAGGCTGAGCATGACGCTACGGCCAGGCAAGGTGTAGTAGAGGGCATAACCATTCAAACCGGTATTGCCGGGGCTCATGACGGCGCCTGAGCGATTGAACAAGTTGTCGATCTGAAGACGTACGGTCGTATGCTTCATACCGTAGTTGCCAAAGTGATAGCTGAATGAGGCATTGGTGATCGAATAAGCGCCGAAGCTGATGTTGTTGCCGTTTACATCGGTGCCGCTGTAGCGCGGGCCGATTTCCTTGACCATCAGCGATGCGTAAACAGGCCAGAGGTTATAGATGACGCTGGCGGCGGCCGTGTTCGTCGGTGCATTGTCGATGACCGGCTGCTGTGGATTGGTGACCGTGCCATTGATCGAGAAATTGCCGTAAACGCTCAGACCGTTGCCTACGTAATACGTACCTTCTGTCTCGATACCTTTGAAATCCACACCGCCGGCATTTTGCCAGTAGGTAACCGTGCCTGAGGCATTTTGAACCGGCTGCGAAAAATTGCTCTCGTTGATGTAGTAAACATCGCCGCCCAAGGTCAAGCGACGTGTTTTCCAAGCCGTGCCAACCTGATAATTCAGGGTTGAATCAGGCTTGGGCTGGCCCGTGACCTGCGCCGTGCCCTGTGATTGAATCGCGCTGATTTGAGGCGGCAAAAAGCCCTTGGCGACCTGCCCATAGACCGACCAGTGGCGGCTCAGATAATAATTAGCGGTCAGCGTGGGGAGAATGCTGGTCCAGGTCTGGTTCGTGGGCGAAGTACCGATGTCGGAGGTGACCGGATTGTTGTTACGGGTGAAAGAGTTGTACTTGACGCCCGGCGTAATCGTCAGATTATGGGTGGGCCGCCAGACATATTCCGCGTACGGTTGCACGGAAGTGTCACTGCTGCGGTAAGCGCCAGAGTTGCCCAGGCTCCAGTTTCCGGTAGTGAGGTCAGCATTCTGGTTCCACACATTGTGATTCTGGTGGTCGACCCAGATGCCGAATTTGAGGTCGCTCAGGCCGATCGAGTCGACCACGCGCAACACATCACCGAACGAACGATACCAGGTCAGACCATAGACGCCAGGCACACCGTTGGCAGAAATGCCGGCAATACCGCTCGCCGTGCCGTTGGGCGTCTGTCCGTTCGGGTCGACGCCGGCCAACGCGTAGTGCGTGTAGGAATTCGTGTAGGCCTTGTTGTCGAGCTTCCAATGGTCTTTCTGTATCTGGTAGTCGATATATTCAAAATCGGTCTTGAAATGATCCCAGTTATAGCCGTAGTAAGCCTGGCTGTTGGGATTGGTGTTCAAGCCATAATTATTGCCGTATTGCGCAATCTGCTGGGCGGTGGCGCCCGGCGATGCATGCTGTCTCGTCTGGTTGACCATGAGAACGAACGTCAGCGCACTGTCTTCGTTGATTGGCTGGATATATTTGACGAAAAGATTGTTGCGTGAGGTATGTTCGTTTGTAAGGTAACCGTTTGATGTATAGCGCTTTAAATCGACGATCACGCTCGCGTCGTTGTGCTTCTGCATGACACCGGAATCATATTCGATGCCATAAAGTTGGGAATTGAAGCTGCCGTAGGCGACATAGGGCGTGATCGCGGCGATGTCGGCGGTCGGATCCTTGGAGTTCATCGCGATGGTGCCGCCGAATGTCGCATCACCTATCGTGCCGGCGCTGCCCGGGCCGCGCGTTATCTTCATGCTGCCGGTGTCGCGCGCCATGAAGTAATCGTTGACGTGATGGGTGAAATCATCGCCATCACAGAAGGGTATGCCATCGAACGTGACGTTGTACTGGCCGTCCTGAAATCCGCGTAACGACAGGCCGCCCTGATCGCTGCCGCCGGCGCCATTCGGGCTCAAATTCCACACGCTCGGGGATACCTGGGCGATATCGTTATAGTTTCCGGCGGAAGGGATATTGTTCTGGATGAAGTGTTGGCTGATCGTTGACTGAGGTTCGCTGGCGTTTAATGAACCCTGAGACGGTGCCTGGTAGGGCGCTGATAATGCGTTGCTCGGCATACCGCCATTATTTGATCCAGCCGACACGCTGCCGAGGTCTATCGCGTTGGCAGTCGAGATGCCATCAATTGCGATTGAGCTGAGTAGGATTTGCACAATTAATTTTTTCTTGAATTCCATTTTCATCGCATCGCTCCCTAGTTGATGGCGGCATAAGTTAAAGGAGTTATGTGTATCTGTTGTTACAGAAAAATGACCTCATTCAATAAGAAAAAAGAATTTAAAAACAATGAACTATATGAAATATTAGAGAATGACATATCGATTATTCTTATTGCCATTACTCTGTATGTGGGTAATGTTTTTTTTTGGTGATTTTTGGATTTTCGATTCAAGAATAGAGGGGCTGGGGCGAATGAACGTATGGGAATAATCCGTGGTCGATTGCGCTATCGATGATGGGGCGAGTTTTACGGGGTGTTTTAATAGTGCTTTTGAGTTTTACGGAAAATAATGAGTTGGGATGGCTCAGGATCATGATGAATCGCGAGAATTACAGCGCACGCAATCGTTAATGCGATCGTGGGTGCTGGAGAGCGCGTCGAATAACCAGTGTGGCAAGTGCATTCGATGCGGTTTTGCGGTCTAAGAGAGATAGCTCCGCTGGTCGTGTATGACGCGACGGTTGTTGGCTAGGCAGGGTGGTATCGAGATTGCTTCAGGTGCGGAGGCGTCACTGTCGCGCGCTATGTTGCGTATGGCGCAGCGATTATCGCGCCGGCGGCGCGGATTGCGCGATATCGAGCGCGATGGCTTCGGCCACTTCGATGCCGTCGATCGCGGCGGAGAGAATGCCGCCGGCATAACCCGCGCCTTCGCCGGCCGGGTAGAGTCCCGGTGTGTTGATGCTTTGATAGTCGTCGCCGCGCCGGATACGGATGGGCGATGAGGTGCGTGTTTCCACGCCGGTGAGCACGGCATCGTGCAGCGCGAAGCCATCGATCTGTCGAGTGAAGGCTGGGATTGCCTCGCGTATCGCCTCGATGGCGTAGTCGGGCAGGGCGCTGGACAGGTCGCACGGCTGCACCCCCGGCTGATACGAGGGGATGACTGTACCGAGTCCGGTCGACGCGACGCCGGCCAGAAAATCGCCGACCAATTGGGCCGGTGCATGGTAGTTACGCCCGCCGAGTTCGAACGCGCGGCTCTCCCACTGGCGTTGAAATGCGATGCCGGCCAGCGCGTCTTCGGGGTAGTCCGCCGGGCTGATGCCCACCACGATGCCGCTGTTGGCATTGCGTTCGTTGCGCGAATACTGGCTCATGCCGTTGGTGACGACGCGTTCCGGTTCCGAGGCCGCCGCGACCACCGTCCCGCCGGGACACATGCAGAAGCTGTATACCGAACGTCCGTTGCTCGCGTGGTAGGCCAACTTGTAATCGGCCGCGCCCAGCGCCGGATGGCCCGCATTCGGGCCGAGCCGA comes from the Acidihalobacter yilgarnensis genome and includes:
- a CDS encoding MotA/TolQ/ExbB proton channel family protein, whose amino-acid sequence is MNFQSIIHATQASGGVLYVMMVFLFIALTVIIEREWYLRTALSQGKSVIDEIETSDHIDTAVLNAIALKYPNLPHAAVIKVALRHDTGHDFDRFPDKLDESIMKSAPRIDRFLWILDTIVTMAPLLGLLGTIIGMFNAFHVLGNPGSAPNKITGGVAEALIATASGLCIAIIGLFFFNNLNNRARVVMHQLETLKLMLANRMHTRYQQQKDVVRPIKNQAGAAR
- a CDS encoding TonB-dependent receptor codes for the protein MKMEFKKKLIVQILLSSIAIDGISTANAIDLGSVSAGSNNGGMPSNALSAPYQAPSQGSLNASEPQSTISQHFIQNNIPSAGNYNDIAQVSPSVWNLSPNGAGGSDQGGLSLRGFQDGQYNVTFDGIPFCDGDDFTHHVNDYFMARDTGSMKITRGPGSAGTIGDATFGGTIAMNSKDPTADIAAITPYVAYGSFNSQLYGIEYDSGVMQKHNDASVIVDLKRYTSNGYLTNEHTSRNNLFVKYIQPINEDSALTFVLMVNQTRQHASPGATAQQIAQYGNNYGLNTNPNSQAYYGYNWDHFKTDFEYIDYQIQKDHWKLDNKAYTNSYTHYALAGVDPNGQTPNGTASGIAGISANGVPGVYGLTWYRSFGDVLRVVDSIGLSDLKFGIWVDHQNHNVWNQNADLTTGNWSLGNSGAYRSSDTSVQPYAEYVWRPTHNLTITPGVKYNSFTRNNNPVTSDIGTSPTNQTWTSILPTLTANYYLSRHWSVYGQVAKGFLPPQISAIQSQGTAQVTGQPKPDSTLNYQVGTAWKTRRLTLGGDVYYINESNFSQPVQNASGTVTYWQNAGGVDFKGIETEGTYYVGNGLSVYGNFSINGTVTNPQQPVIDNAPTNTAAASVIYNLWPVYASLMVKEIGPRYSGTDVNGNNISFGAYSITNASFSYHFGNYGMKHTTVRLQIDNLFNRSGAVMSPGNTGLNGYALYYTLPGRSVMLSLSTQL